In Malus sylvestris chromosome 2, drMalSylv7.2, whole genome shotgun sequence, the genomic stretch gcaagtaacgtgacttaaattgacggaaaattgaatatagtagcttcaaatataatattagggatgtaattggtatatttttataattcaaagacagttttttttgaagaaaaaaaaattagagaccTAATTTTTACTTAGGTGATAATTCAATGATTAAATTGACAGTTCATCCTAAAAAACATGtttaccaaaaatatttttagtcatttaaactACTACTAGAACGATAAAGTTCGACTAAATAAGCAtggttttgaaattaaaaaaaaattacataatttTACCAtcaatttattataaataatttttattaaaaaaaaattatcttagCACAATAAAAAATCTAATTTATAATACCACGTGGCTGTAGatcttttgatattttgtatgtcatattatgtttttttaggGCTTTATTGCATATTGGGATGGTGTTACGGTGTACATGtatccaaaaattaaaaaaaaaacctaatgaaaagagtttgaaaattttgagttttaacgataagaacaaaataaaatgaaaaatgaatcatacttgaatttttggtgtaaaaatattatttttcgttaaaaatagtATCGAAAACTTTCCGTTAAAGTTATGTAAATTAAAACCCAGGTTTTATGCATGGTTTTTGGTTTGTTAGCTTTCTGCAGAAAGCGAGAAAGCTAACAAAATATCACGGGAAATGGAAATGCATACATAATTACCATTTTACCCCTTCCACGTATACAACAGATTTCGCGCGACAGTCGATGACATTTACTCATTCACTTACACTCTTCTCTTTTTCAGTTAAAGACTAAAGAGAAGAACACCACACCGCACACGGATCCTCTCTTCATCAGATTCTTATCGGAATCCGTTTCCTGGAACCTTTCTCATGGTTCTGGACTTCCATTCCCACGCAAATAGGTTCCTTAATTCTTTCGAATCGAATCCATTTCgatattttgttttttgccaaaacaTGAACGTGTGTAGGAGATGAACTATTTGGGATTTGGTAACGTTATCTCCTTCTCCAGCCAATgaaatttctgggtttttgttcgTTTTTTGTTTGAATTCGATTTTGTTAATATGGAATTGTTTTTatatgtttctttttttctttttttcgagTGGCATTCTAATTAATTTAATCTAGGccatcaattaattaatttttttttttaaaacgtTTTGAGTTAAAATTTCTTAATATGGACGTTTTCCTCCAAGGAAAGTGAAATTGAGAAAAACGGGGCAAATAAAAGATTTTGTTGTTTTCCAGTTTTcgttgagaaaaaaaattaaaggagaagattttttttttccgttctTGAGTAGTTATGAAGAAATTGCCAAACTAGAttattttgttttggtaaaaatcAAACTAGAAATTTTATTCACAAAATCTGAGAGGAAGGAAAATGTTGGTACTTCACTTTGCTGCTTTATCAACTCTTAAAAAAACAGTGTGTTGCTGAATTTCTTCGTGCAGTTGCATTGAATCTGAAAGATGGTCGCCTTCGGGAAGAAGCTGCGAGAATCGCAAATTCAAGAATGGCAAGGGTATGTTCGAGTATGTTTTTGCCCTGAAAAATGTTATCTGCTTAGACTTTTAATTTGGTTGTTTCATTTCAGATACTATTTGGACTACAAGttaatgaagaagaagctcaaCCAGTATACTCAACAAATTGAAGTTGGAACACAAAATCATCCCCATGTTCTTAAAGACTTCTCGAGATTGCTCGATAGCGAGGTAACCCGTATATTCATGTAGGAATTATGTTCTTAAGGACTTCTCAAAATCGCCATTGTTATCTTGATTCGCGATGTTTGCTGAAACTGAAAGTCATGCACGTTTGTGATCCTTCGGCTAAAGTTTACTACTTGTGATCCTTCTGGTGTGGATCAACTTCATCTTTTTTAAATTCATTGACGTCGAAGCATAGATTTTTGCCGGTAGAGCCGATCCATTCACACTGATGGATGATTTAGGTGTTGAATCATCATCGCCAGAGGCAtgatttcttttttcatttttgtatttttgtcttTCAAATTCAGATTGAAAAGATTGTCATGTTTATGCTGGAACAACAAGGAGTGCTTGCAAGCAGGTTATCTAGTCTTGGAGAACAATATGAGTCTCTCATACGACAAGATGCTGATGGAGAGAGAATTTCTCAACTGCAAGAAGCATACAGATCAGTTGGACGCGATCTTTTAAGAATCCTCTCTTTTGTTGAGATGAATGCTATCGGTCTGCGTAAGATATTGAAGAAGTTTGATAAGCGGTTTGGCTATAAATTTACAGATTACTATGTCAAAACTCGCGCAAATCATCCTTATTCTCAGTTACGACAAGTTTGCAAGCATGTGGTAATGTGCAGAATTTTGTACTCATTTCTTTTAACTTTCGTATTTAACTGCACCTTATGAATTTTTTCCACGAATTATACTGTCTTTATATTTGAAAACAAGGATCATTAACTAATAGCTAAACGTGCAGGGTATTGGAGCTGTTGTTGGAGCCATATCTCGCAACCTTGCGGATCTTCAAGGATTTCAACAGCAATATGAGAACTACATATCAATATATGATCAACCTGCTTTTTCTCACCCGGTTTACTCTAATATCCATTGAAGTATTCTTTGCAACAACAATTCTTTTTTCTAATCCCTCTCATTGAATTTCAAATTGTTTCTGCCTCTGCAACTATGTTATGCAATATTGAATTTCAACTGACGTTTAAATATTTGGTCTTATTTCGCAGGATCCTGTCGTTAATTCTCTTAGGGCAGCGGTGAACAGGTTGTCAAATTCAACAAGTTTCCTTCATTATTTGGGAAAACATGCACTTCTCATGGAGGAGGATTTACCAATTCTATCCGGGGATCAGGCTGATGACAGCAAATATCATTTCATGTCACTCATCTTAAACTTGGCAAACACATTTCTGTATATGGTTAATACATATATAATTGTCCCAACAGCTGACAATTACTCCATGACCCTCGGAGCTGCAGCGACTGTCTGTGGTGTTGTGATTGGATCGATGGCGGTTGCCCAGATCTTTTCTTCAGTTTATTTCAGTGCCTGGTCAAATAGATCATACATGAGACCACTCATATTTAGCAGCATCATTCTTCTGGTGGGAAATACTTTATATGCTCTAGCTTATGATCTTAACTCCATATCAGTACTTCTGATTGGTCGATTATTCTGTGGGTAAGTGAATTTTTTATAGTTAAACTGTACATTTAGTGCACAAGTTATCCGTTCCTATTCATGCTTTGGAATTTAATTCTCTCGTTTACCTTGTTAACACCTATAGTCATGCTGTCAATTTTGCAGGTTAGGTTCTGCAAGAGCAGTTAATAGGCGTTACATCAGTGACTGCGTACCCCTGAAACTGCGAATGCAGGCTTCTGCTGGTTTTGTTAGTGCCGGTGCGCTTGGAATGGCATGTGGTCCTGCTCTTGCTTgtttgttccaaagaaattTCAAGATTTATAAGTTGACATTCAATGAAGACACATTACCTGGTTGGGTGATGGCTCTTGCGTGGCTCATCTATCTGTTGTGGTTGtcaatctctttcaaagaaCCTTCTCGTGCTCCAGAAGTGCCACGAGAATCTAATTCTGGTATGTAAGCAAGATATGCTTCATTCTTGATACTTTTTATGGAACACAATATCTTTATTACTGATATGAAGTTTTTTGGAATAGGGAAATACGTAAATATTTCGGTGGAGAATGGTTCTACACAACCGTTCCTTACAAACTCCAAAGCTAAGGAAAAACTTGAAGATAGAGACACAGATGGTGAGGATGCCGAAGAAGATGCTGTGCAAATTCAGAAACCAGTCAATTCAATTGTGTCAGCATATAGACTACTATCCCCTTCAGTCAAGGTATAGATTATTTTCTAGTTCTTACTTGTAGTTGAAGTCTTCATTCGTCATGGAGAGAAGGAGGAACATTCACCGCATGAATTTCGACGACTAAATGTTGTTGAGTAAGCTAGATTGTGCAGATCAATTTTCTAAAACCATGGGAAATAAAAATCAGATAATTCATTAAGAAAACTTATCATGACAAAATGGCATCACTGAAGTCATATATTTGTATTTCGTAGGTTCACCAAACTAAGGAGTGTTGTATCTTTTCGAAGCAATCTATTAGGTTTATGGAAATCCGAAGAATGTAGCAATACGATGTTCTAACTGTACATTCTTTGATCCTCTCTCTCAGCATATTTTACTCTGGTTTTGTTGGATCGCCTCGTTCATTTCCTCCTTTTCAGCTCTAAGCTTGCTTTAGTATCAAGCTTGCTTTAGTAAAGTAGCATGATCAACTATTACTGATTTAGATCTTTTGTCTCTTTTAAACGTGTTCCAACATTTGGCACAACGTCTTACTTGAATCTTGTGAACTCTCAACAGGTTCAACTATATATCTATTTCATGCTCAAATACGCAATGGAGATTGTGCTTGCTGAATCCAGTGTCATCACTGGATATTATTTTGTTTGGTCAACTAGTAGTGTGGCAGCCTTTCTTGCATGTCTTGGGTTAACAGTGCTTCCAGTGAACGTTGTTATTGGAAGTTACATCAGCAACATGTTTGAAGAAAGGTAAACCTTCAAAATTGAGAAGTCACTCTGTGTATTATCTGTTATATGTTACTCATATCAGCTTATGCATATTGTTTCTCTCTGATTGCAGGCAAGTTTTACTGGTATCGGAGATTTTGGTATGCATAGGTATACTACTAAGCTTCCACGTATTGATCCCTTACTCCATGGCTCAATATGTCGGCTCAGCGCTTTTAACATTCGTGGCAGCTGAAGTCCTCGAAGGTAATTCACTCTCTAGATTTGGAACGATAATTGCTTCTCTATTTAGTAAGacttttttaaagtttttgccCTGCAAAATCATCTTTTTAGTTTCTGGTCACATACACATGAAATCTTGCTTTgcttaatcaaatgaaaagatTGACAGTTGATGTACTAATCCAGGTGTGAACTTATCACTCCTATCTCGTGTAATGTCATCGAGGCTTTCTCGGGGGACTTACAATGGCGGACTGCTTTCAACCGAAGCAGGAACCCTAGCTCGGGTAATCGCAGATGGAACAATAACCATATCGGGGGCTTTAGGCGAAAGCAAGCTCTTGAACACCACCTTAGTTCCTGCACTCTTCATCTGTGTCACTTCCATTGTTGCCACCTGCTTCACCTACAACTCTCTCTACTAATTTCCATCCCTCTTCTCTTTGTACAATGGAACTCTCTTGACTTTCTCAGTATTAAACCAATGCCAACAATGCTTTTTTATTGGTGGTGTTTAAATCAAAAGCGAGGACTTGAATCTCTTGCAATATGTTTTTCAAGTTCTCAAAATGTTGTAGCAGCTTAATATAATAACACAACAGACTTTATTACATGCCCAAATTATTAGTGTTTCATTTGATATTTGCCAATTAAGAGTTTTTTTCTCCTTAGAAAATGAGTTATATGGCACAAACATATTATGGTGAGGAGTTTGTATCTTTAGTGGTTTACTGGAGTTTAAGTCCAAATCTCCTTTCATCAACgtcattttaaataataaaagaaaacatatCTCGACTAATGTTAAGGGCAATGCGTGTGAATATTTTACATGCAGTAATAATTCACAATTGATTGTATACATTTTGGATCACTACGAGAGAGTGAAGAAAGTGGAATAGAATGTGGGTTGATAATTCGGGAGGATTATATAACCGAGTATGAAAAATTGTGTAAATCTCTTGTATTAAAAGCATTTTCCTAAAACTGAAAACATTCAAGGAAATTAAAACCAACcgaagaaaaatgataaattGTTCGGTCGTTACCTACCGAACGTTGTGAATCtcattttttcggatttttcgATGACCGTGGGCTCAAAAACCCAACCCGAAGTAAGCACGGCAGTGTACGTTCTCGGGGTCGATcgctcactttctctctccttccaactgtttcttctctctctagatttctgGGTTCCAATTGCTTactcttgagagagagagagagagagagagagagagagagagagagaacagtgCTCTGTGAGTAAATGGCGGCAGAGTCTGATTTACCAGAGGGGACTATACAGAACGTACTGGAACAAGAGAGCCTCAAGTGGGTCTTTGTTGGCGGCAAAGGTGGCGTGGGCAAAACGACATGTAGCTCGAtcctctcgatccttctctccaGAGTCAGATCCTCCGTTTTGATCATCTCCACCGACCCTGCTCACAATCTCAGCGATGCTTTTCAGCAGAAGTTCACCAAGACTCCCACTTTGGTTAACGGGTTCACCAATCTCTATGCCATGGTACGCTTTTCGATTCACAATCTTTCCTCCTTCAATTATTTTTACTGGGTAATTCTTGGTTTAGGTGAATTGTggattttgggaattttttggTGGGTGGAATTTTGGGTTTTCGATGAATTTGGGAAATACCCCCTTTTTTTTTGGGCAAAAGAATTCCCAGTTGTTGGCTTCTTGGAATTTGGTGCTGTTTGATAAAGTTGGGGATTCCCAGTTCATAGATTTTGAGTTTAGCTTCAATTATATGAACAAATTGTTGagaatttgatttattttttgaaaatagAGGCAATTAATTCTTCATTGCTTGGCTTAGTACTTTTTGCTAAATTTCGACTTCCCTATGCAtgcatttgtgtgtgtgtgtgtgtgctttGCATTTTATGCAGTCTCATTGTTTGGTTTTGATCCTACATAGGAAGTGGATCCTACCGTTGAGCACGAAGACATGGGTGGAAACGATGGAATGGATAATCTGTTTTCTGATCTAGCAAATGCCATTCCTGGAATTGATGAGGCCATGAGCTTTGCAGAGATGCTAAAGTGAGATTCTTGTTCCCTTatgtttgtttctttgcaaCTCAATACTTGCTCTTTACCATCTTGGTAGAGCTCCTCTCATGTGTTACTTATTTTAATTTAGTGTTTTACCAATCAATCTGCTAAATCATTTGTGGAAATTATTTCCGTGCAGACTGGTCCAAACAATGGATTATTCGGTTATAGTATTTGATACTGCACCAACTGGCCATACGCTTCGGCTGTTGCAGTTTCCATCAACCTTGGAGAAAGGTCTGGCAAAAGTGATGtctttgaaaaataaatttggCGGTCTAATGACTCAGGTATATACCATTGAACCCTTTTGTCAGTCATATCTTCCCTTGCATTCGAAATTATATGAGTTAAGACACACGTGGAGTCTTAACTTTTTAGCAAATTTCTTTTGTCTGAGTTTTGTAAGCTTGTAATTGGTCAGTTACAACTGTTTCTTCGCTGATGGTATTAAGTGTTCAAAATTgattgaggcagatgacaagccTCTTTGGTGTTGGTGACGAATTTGGAGAGGATGCAATTCTGGGAAAGCTGGAGGGCATGAAAGATGTGATTGAACAAGTCAATAGACAATTTAAAGACCCAGTAAGTCTGctcattcatttttcttttttctgttgtCTGTATCATTGATTTTGGATAGGATGACTATTGTACGGTAACAGATATGTTTCAGATTTTTAATACATTAGATTAGAGTAAAGCtaaaaaaggtaaaataaataaagattttTCCTTGGTTGGGTTTTGGATCCTAAAGAAGAGAAAATACTTTTTCCACTTATTTAGATAGAAGCTGAAACCTTTTGTTTTCATTCGATATCATGAGTAGAGATGCTTTCATGAGTCAGTTTTGAAAGGAGAAGGAATTTTAAGTTCTTTTCAAAATCTGAAGTTGCTTTTCCAAACTTCATCACTCTTCTGCCTCCAAATTAAATTTCCAAATATATAGGCATTGTGGAGGCATTCATATCTCACTTTTGCAGGACTTGACGACCTTTGTCTGCGTTTGCATTCCAGAATTCCTCCCTCTCTATGAAACAGAGAGACTAGTGCAGGAACTCACCAAATTTGAGATAGATACACACAATATCATCATTAACCAAGTACTTTATGATGAAGAAGGTATGCCTACTGTGTCCGTGTACATTAATTTCTTTTACATGCTCTTAGCTTAAGTTTAATTATCTATTgggtaattttgtttttgtaggcACAGAATCTAAACTACTCAAAGCAAGAATGCGAATGCAACAAAAGTACCTTGATCAGTTCTACATGTTGTATGATGACTTTAACATCACCAAGCTGCCATTGCTGCCAGAAGAGGTAAGACCATAGAGTGCCATAATTTATGAAACTTTGACTTCTTGCACTGGAAAGAAAAGGGGGTTGGTGATCTGTAAACTTTTGCAGCGAGCTTCCCCGTACTTTCTATTTGAGTGATTGTTATTTTGTGAATGTCTCAGAACGCATTGAGACTTTTATCtccattttttacaaaaatctCAACCTAGCAGGAAAGAGGGCTATAGATGATGGAATTTTACCATGATTTACCCACCTGCCATTCCTTTTGTTCTCTGTAGTTTTTCAGGATTAACcttatttctaattttttttttttttttttttttttgcaagtgATATCTTTACttaatctttttgtttagttatattttaaggaaaactaatgaaaagggcttgaaaactttgagttttaatgataaggacaaaataaagggtaaagtgaatagtaccaggattgactttttagtgtaaaaatgtggtttttcgttaaagtgaacagtaccaggtgcttttcgttaaagttccctatattttattcaaataTTCTTATATTTTTACGTAAAATATTCAACCAGCTGAGAAAAAGTAAGGAATGTGATTTCACACCGAATATCCCAGTGCTTTGATCCTTCTGGGGTTGGTTGATTAATTTACTAAAAGAATTATAAAGATAATGAAACTATTTTAGCTCCGagtctctttttctttccattcCACAATGTATAGTACTATAGGATGTAGCTATTCTTGATGGGTTCTGTGAGACCACCATCTGATGATATCTATCCATTAGATATCTGAGGCCTCTTTATTCTTCGATTTGGTTCCAAAAACGTAACCTATTATTTCAATGGGAGAACATCTTGAAGGAACATTGCAAATGAGTCTAATGTTTTCATGAGGTGTATGTTGTAACTAAATTCACCTCTTTTCATGGCTTCCTACTTTAGGGCTTATTAACTTTAGAATTTGTACCACACCGATTCGTAATCTGACATTTGTCATTGTATGTGTAATAGTACTATTATTGGCTGCTTAT encodes the following:
- the LOC126613771 gene encoding SPX domain-containing membrane protein At4g22990-like isoform X1 codes for the protein MVAFGKKLRESQIQEWQGYYLDYKLMKKKLNQYTQQIEVGTQNHPHVLKDFSRLLDSEIEKIVMFMLEQQGVLASRLSSLGEQYESLIRQDADGERISQLQEAYRSVGRDLLRILSFVEMNAIGLRKILKKFDKRFGYKFTDYYVKTRANHPYSQLRQVCKHVGIGAVVGAISRNLADLQGFQQQYENYISIYDQPAFSHPDPVVNSLRAAVNRLSNSTSFLHYLGKHALLMEEDLPILSGDQADDSKYHFMSLILNLANTFLYMVNTYIIVPTADNYSMTLGAAATVCGVVIGSMAVAQIFSSVYFSAWSNRSYMRPLIFSSIILLVGNTLYALAYDLNSISVLLIGRLFCGLGSARAVNRRYISDCVPLKLRMQASAGFVSAGALGMACGPALACLFQRNFKIYKLTFNEDTLPGWVMALAWLIYLLWLSISFKEPSRAPEVPRESNSGKYVNISVENGSTQPFLTNSKAKEKLEDRDTDGEDAEEDAVQIQKPVNSIVSAYRLLSPSVKVQLYIYFMLKYAMEIVLAESSVITGYYFVWSTSSVAAFLACLGLTVLPVNVVIGSYISNMFEERQVLLVSEILVCIGILLSFHVLIPYSMAQYVGSALLTFVAAEVLEGVNLSLLSRVMSSRLSRGTYNGGLLSTEAGTLARVIADGTITISGALGESKLLNTTLVPALFICVTSIVATCFTYNSLY
- the LOC126613771 gene encoding SPX domain-containing membrane protein At4g22990-like isoform X2, with protein sequence MSKLAQIILILSYDKFASMWVLELLLEPYLATLRIFKDFNSNMRTTYQYMINLLFLTRFTLISIEDPVVNSLRAAVNRLSNSTSFLHYLGKHALLMEEDLPILSGDQADDSKYHFMSLILNLANTFLYMVNTYIIVPTADNYSMTLGAAATVCGVVIGSMAVAQIFSSVYFSAWSNRSYMRPLIFSSIILLVGNTLYALAYDLNSISVLLIGRLFCGLGSARAVNRRYISDCVPLKLRMQASAGFVSAGALGMACGPALACLFQRNFKIYKLTFNEDTLPGWVMALAWLIYLLWLSISFKEPSRAPEVPRESNSGKYVNISVENGSTQPFLTNSKAKEKLEDRDTDGEDAEEDAVQIQKPVNSIVSAYRLLSPSVKVQLYIYFMLKYAMEIVLAESSVITGYYFVWSTSSVAAFLACLGLTVLPVNVVIGSYISNMFEERQVLLVSEILVCIGILLSFHVLIPYSMAQYVGSALLTFVAAEVLEGVNLSLLSRVMSSRLSRGTYNGGLLSTEAGTLARVIADGTITISGALGESKLLNTTLVPALFICVTSIVATCFTYNSLY
- the LOC126613775 gene encoding ATPase GET3A-like, which encodes MAAESDLPEGTIQNVLEQESLKWVFVGGKGGVGKTTCSSILSILLSRVRSSVLIISTDPAHNLSDAFQQKFTKTPTLVNGFTNLYAMEVDPTVEHEDMGGNDGMDNLFSDLANAIPGIDEAMSFAEMLKLVQTMDYSVIVFDTAPTGHTLRLLQFPSTLEKGLAKVMSLKNKFGGLMTQMTSLFGVGDEFGEDAILGKLEGMKDVIEQVNRQFKDPDLTTFVCVCIPEFLPLYETERLVQELTKFEIDTHNIIINQVLYDEEGTESKLLKARMRMQQKYLDQFYMLYDDFNITKLPLLPEEVTGVDALKAFSCHFLTPYQPSTSKGTLEELEKRVVTLRQQLKDTETELERLRKGKQKV